Proteins found in one Bactrocera oleae isolate idBacOlea1 chromosome X, idBacOlea1, whole genome shotgun sequence genomic segment:
- the LOC138858091 gene encoding uncharacterized protein PF3D7_1120000-like — protein sequence MGNPEVTKTPSRTAGNSKQKTTGIKQTTKIDMYTINTRSTSQAGTNKNDATGIEKSLSVIMGELQKINDNMAKNKEEIKTEFKKEIDELKKNIEDKDKKWEAEKNHLWEHIDLMEDKIKKLTEGVPEKLSEDENNQLKEEKEKIQQQQARIIAEIEKMEQLKQKQLKIEKKNNIVIKGLIDTDDDPKQTTVRFIEEKFRVKVDAADMWLQGKDKKVVIVKLKKWETK from the coding sequence ATGGGTAATCCAGAGGTCACAAAAACACCCAGCCGCACGGCGGGAAACTCAAAACAAAAGACCACAGGCATTAAACAAACAACGAAAATCGACATGTACACAATAAACACTAGAAGTACGAGTCAGGCTGGAACTAACAAAAATGATGCCACAGGTATTGAAAAATCGCTCAGTGTAATCATGGGAGAACTACAGAAAATAAATGACAACATGGcgaaaaataaagaagaaattaaaacggagtttaaaaaagaaattgatgagCTGAAGAAAAACATTGAGGACAAAGATAAAAAGTGGGAGGCAGAAAAAAACCATTTGTGGGAACACATTGACCTGATggaagataaaattaaaaaattgacagAAGGTGTGCCGGAAAAACTATCGGAAGACGAAAACAATCAATTGAAAGAGGAAAAAGAGAAAATTCAACAGCAGCAGGCAAGAATTATCGCCGAAATTGAGAAAATGGAGCAGCTAAAGCAAAAACAGCTGAAgattgaaaagaaaaacaacatcGTCATTAAAGGTCTAATAGACACAGATGATGATCCGAAGCAAACGACTGTAAGGTTTATAGAAGAAAAGTTTAGAGTGAAGGTAGATGCTGCGGACATGTGGCTACAAGGTAAAGATAAAAAGGTGGtgattgtgaaattgaaaaaatgggAAACCAAATAG